One stretch of Deltaproteobacteria bacterium DNA includes these proteins:
- a CDS encoding histidine phosphatase family protein yields the protein MQILLLRHGETRWNHEGRCQGSSDIELNETGQRQASEVAAHLSRRRIDAVYSSDLRRARETAEIVGGPHEVAVRVEPDLRELDHGEMEGLTFVEVRERFGGLIEQWRTRPVGVELPGGERLLDVDRRVWSALNRIVEGHHDGDTIVVVSHSFPILSALCRISGTPLDQYRTFHLKPCELSHVSFTRSDGWAIREVVADPVRVCE from the coding sequence ATGCAGATCTTACTGCTACGCCACGGCGAGACCCGCTGGAACCATGAAGGGCGGTGCCAGGGGAGCTCGGACATCGAGTTGAACGAGACCGGCCAGCGTCAGGCAAGCGAGGTGGCCGCCCATCTGAGCCGCAGACGCATCGACGCGGTGTACTCCAGCGATCTGCGGCGCGCCCGCGAGACCGCGGAAATCGTCGGCGGCCCGCACGAGGTCGCGGTCAGGGTCGAGCCGGACCTGCGCGAGCTCGACCACGGCGAGATGGAGGGTCTCACGTTCGTGGAGGTGCGGGAGCGGTTCGGGGGGTTGATCGAGCAATGGCGCACGCGGCCCGTGGGGGTGGAACTGCCAGGGGGGGAGCGTCTCCTCGACGTGGACCGGCGGGTCTGGTCCGCGCTCAACCGCATCGTCGAGGGCCACCACGACGGCGATACGATCGTCGTGGTGAGCCACAGCTTTCCGATCCTTTCGGCCCTGTGCCGCATCAGCGGGACGCCGCTGGACCAGTATCGCACGTTCCACCTCAAGCCCTGTGAACTGAGCCATGTGAGCTTCACACGATCGGATGGCTGGGCTATCCGGGAGGTGGTGGCGGATCCGGTGCGGGTCTGCGAGTGA
- the bioA gene encoding adenosylmethionine--8-amino-7-oxononanoate transaminase, translated as MNHSDKYDTLKRLDHTHLWHPFTQMQEWMGEDPCIIAEGEGSYLIDVDGNRYLDGVSSLWCNLFGHRRPELDEALKAQTDRIAHSTFLGLSHVPGIELAARLNAIVPPGLTRVFYSDSGATAVEVALKLAVQYWQLLGQTERTRFARLEESYHGDTVGAMSVGYSELFHHYHRTMLFPTLSVKPPYAYQREHGLSEAESMERSLAEARATVEREKDRLAAFIMEPVMQGAAGMWPQPAGYVRGIRDICADNGILFIADEVATGFGHTGRMWACEHDGVTPDLMCVGKGITGGYLPLAATFATEEIFSAFLGEYGEFKSFFHGHTYTGNPLGCAVALAGLDIFERDALMETVPAKMAWLERTLQADILTLPHVREIRQRGFMTGMELVKDKARGERYDPGLRIANQVVLEARRRGVIVRPLGDTLIMLPPLTISDAELATLAGVVRDSIRHVTEAS; from the coding sequence ATGAATCACAGCGACAAGTACGACACCCTCAAACGCCTGGACCACACCCACCTGTGGCACCCGTTCACGCAGATGCAGGAGTGGATGGGCGAGGACCCCTGTATCATCGCAGAGGGGGAAGGCAGCTACCTCATCGACGTCGACGGCAACCGTTACCTGGACGGGGTGTCGTCCCTGTGGTGCAACCTCTTCGGGCACCGCCGCCCTGAGCTGGACGAGGCCCTCAAGGCGCAGACCGACCGCATCGCACACTCCACCTTCCTGGGCCTCAGCCACGTGCCGGGCATCGAGCTGGCCGCCCGGCTCAACGCCATCGTCCCGCCCGGCCTCACCCGCGTGTTCTACTCGGACAGCGGCGCCACCGCCGTAGAGGTGGCGCTCAAGCTGGCGGTGCAGTACTGGCAACTCCTGGGGCAGACCGAGCGGACCCGGTTCGCGCGGCTGGAGGAGTCGTACCACGGAGACACCGTCGGGGCCATGAGCGTCGGCTACAGCGAGCTGTTCCACCACTACCACCGCACCATGCTGTTCCCTACGCTGTCGGTAAAGCCGCCCTACGCCTATCAGCGGGAACATGGCCTGAGCGAGGCCGAGTCGATGGAACGGTCCTTGGCCGAGGCCCGTGCCACCGTCGAACGGGAGAAGGACCGGCTGGCGGCGTTCATCATGGAACCGGTCATGCAGGGGGCCGCGGGCATGTGGCCCCAGCCCGCCGGCTACGTCCGGGGCATCCGGGACATCTGCGCCGACAACGGCATCCTGTTCATCGCCGACGAGGTGGCCACGGGCTTCGGCCACACCGGACGCATGTGGGCGTGCGAGCACGACGGCGTGACCCCGGACCTCATGTGCGTCGGCAAGGGCATTACCGGCGGCTACCTGCCGCTGGCGGCGACCTTTGCCACAGAGGAGATATTCTCCGCGTTCCTGGGTGAGTACGGCGAGTTCAAGAGCTTCTTCCACGGCCACACCTATACCGGCAACCCCCTGGGCTGCGCGGTGGCGCTGGCCGGCCTGGACATCTTCGAGCGGGACGCGCTGATGGAGACGGTGCCGGCCAAGATGGCGTGGCTCGAGCGAACCCTCCAGGCGGACATCCTCACCCTCCCTCACGTGCGCGAGATACGCCAGCGCGGCTTCATGACGGGCATGGAGCTGGTGAAGGACAAGGCGCGCGGCGAGCGCTACGACCCCGGCCTCCGGATCGCCAACCAGGTGGTGCTGGAAGCCCGGCGGCGCGGCGTCATCGTCCGCCCGCTAGGGGACACCCTCATCATGCTCCCGCCGCTCACCATCAGCGACGCCGAGCTGGCGACCCTGGCGGGCGTGGTGCGAGATTCCATCCGCCACGTCACGGAAGCCTCGTGA
- a CDS encoding thiolase family protein, whose protein sequence is MNNLRGKYAIVGVGHSRLGKVPEMGPIGMFAVAARNAIADAGLTKADVDGLITRGPDDVYCHHQRVGAALGLDVTYSTSTDNGGASQVLGVAMACMAIDAGLCSTAVVGFGRDTWSRTHRTETARKRVNIGIQNQGEFGPEFGWFGAPSNYAVSARRHMKLYGTTKEQLGHIAVAFREHASRNPNAFFQKPVTIEEYLNARMIVDPLCLYDCSVYIDGAAAVVVTSAERARDLRQPPAYVMGFGFGNRLSGWFEESNMLTTGAKEAGEGAYRMAGIGPEAVDTAQLYDCFTQMVLLQLEDYGFCEKGEGGPFAASGALRLGGRLPTNTSGGQLSEGHTEGMLQIVEGVRQVRHEHGADRQVKDAQVALVSGHGGNTACQSAMILAREAS, encoded by the coding sequence ATGAACAACCTTCGAGGCAAGTACGCCATCGTGGGCGTCGGGCACAGCAGGCTCGGCAAGGTGCCGGAGATGGGGCCCATCGGGATGTTCGCGGTGGCGGCGCGGAACGCCATCGCGGACGCGGGGTTGACCAAGGCGGACGTGGACGGGCTGATCACGCGGGGGCCGGACGACGTATATTGCCACCACCAGCGGGTGGGGGCGGCGCTGGGGCTCGACGTGACCTACAGCACGTCCACGGACAACGGCGGCGCCAGCCAAGTGCTTGGGGTGGCCATGGCGTGCATGGCCATCGACGCGGGGCTTTGCAGCACGGCCGTGGTGGGGTTCGGGCGGGATACGTGGTCCCGGACGCACCGCACCGAGACCGCGCGCAAGCGGGTCAACATCGGCATCCAGAACCAGGGCGAGTTCGGGCCGGAGTTCGGCTGGTTCGGCGCTCCGTCCAACTACGCGGTGTCGGCGCGGCGCCACATGAAGCTCTACGGCACCACCAAGGAGCAGTTGGGCCACATCGCGGTGGCGTTCCGGGAGCACGCGAGCCGCAACCCCAACGCGTTTTTCCAGAAACCAGTCACCATCGAGGAGTACCTGAACGCGCGCATGATCGTCGACCCGCTGTGCCTCTACGACTGCAGCGTCTACATCGACGGCGCCGCCGCGGTGGTGGTGACCTCGGCGGAACGCGCCCGGGACCTCAGGCAACCGCCGGCCTATGTCATGGGCTTCGGTTTCGGCAACCGCCTGAGCGGCTGGTTCGAGGAGAGCAACATGCTCACCACCGGGGCCAAGGAGGCGGGCGAGGGAGCCTACCGCATGGCCGGCATCGGTCCCGAGGCCGTGGACACGGCCCAGCTCTACGACTGCTTCACGCAGATGGTGCTGTTGCAGCTCGAGGACTACGGCTTCTGCGAGAAGGGCGAGGGTGGCCCGTTCGCCGCCTCCGGCGCCCTCAGGCTGGGCGGCCGCCTGCCCACCAACACCTCGGGCGGGCAGCTCTCGGAGGGGCATACCGAGGGCATGCTGCAGATCGTGGAAGGGGTGCGGCAGGTCCGGCACGAGCACGGAGCGGACCGCCAGGTGAAGGACGCCCAGGTGGCGCTGGTGAGCGGGCACGGCGGCAACACGGCCTGCCAGTCGGCCATGATCCTGGCGAGGGAAGCATCATGA
- a CDS encoding amidohydrolase family protein has protein sequence MLIDWHSHHTAPEVVDAFKEKAGKSPKVDAYDSTDFDKRLAELDEAGIDFQLVCQGASEDADQLDGADAMAMARLSNDVLAERIGGHTDRFGGITALSLKNVAESVEEIERMAARGFKAVLIYPRVDGEMKVDLPDLDPVFAKVSELGLPLFLHGSGGAKDPTLQRLEDGGAGVAYSVLSDASVNECVMRMIAGGLFDRYPKLRVVIRSGGGGIPLLVQRMFWKHKGPEGETRYSDIFLKHFCIDTASVRPNALPFLADVMGSEGVVFGSDYCGGLGPLKKALNVVDEQENASEIRARTERTSRAMLRL, from the coding sequence ATGTTGATCGACTGGCATTCACACCACACGGCCCCGGAGGTCGTGGACGCGTTCAAGGAGAAGGCCGGGAAGTCGCCCAAGGTGGACGCCTACGACTCGACGGACTTCGACAAGCGGCTCGCCGAGCTGGACGAGGCGGGCATCGACTTCCAGCTCGTCTGCCAGGGGGCGAGCGAGGACGCCGACCAGCTTGACGGCGCGGACGCCATGGCGATGGCGCGCCTGTCCAACGACGTGCTGGCGGAGCGCATCGGCGGCCATACGGACCGCTTCGGCGGCATCACGGCGCTGTCGCTCAAGAACGTCGCGGAATCCGTGGAGGAGATCGAGCGCATGGCCGCGCGCGGCTTCAAGGCGGTGCTCATCTACCCGCGGGTGGACGGCGAGATGAAGGTGGACCTGCCGGATCTCGACCCGGTGTTCGCCAAGGTGTCGGAACTCGGCCTGCCGCTCTTCCTTCACGGCAGCGGCGGCGCCAAGGACCCGACGCTCCAGCGGCTGGAGGACGGCGGTGCCGGGGTGGCCTACAGCGTGCTGTCGGACGCGAGCGTGAACGAGTGCGTCATGCGCATGATCGCCGGCGGCCTCTTCGACCGCTACCCGAAGCTCCGGGTCGTGATACGCAGCGGCGGCGGCGGCATCCCGCTGCTGGTCCAGAGGATGTTCTGGAAACACAAGGGGCCGGAGGGCGAGACGCGCTACTCCGACATCTTCCTGAAGCACTTCTGCATCGATACGGCGAGCGTCCGGCCCAATGCGCTGCCCTTCCTCGCCGACGTGATGGGGTCCGAAGGCGTCGTCTTCGGCTCGGACTACTGTGGCGGGCTGGGGCCGCTCAAGAAGGCGTTGAACGTCGTGGACGAGCAGGAGAACGCCTCGGAGATCCGCGCACGCACGGAGCGGACCTCGCGCGCGATGCTGCGTCTGTAG
- a CDS encoding OB-fold domain-containing protein: MSEYAKPLPYPTVESEPFWEGCKRHELLLPRCRACSGYWFPPGSTCPHCWSTEWDWTKASGRGRIHSFGVYHRVYHPGFEGEIPYVFAVIQLDEGPRLVSNVVDEPPEKLECDQPVEVVFEDVTEDVTLYKFRPAG; the protein is encoded by the coding sequence ATGAGCGAGTACGCCAAGCCGCTGCCGTATCCCACGGTGGAGTCGGAGCCCTTCTGGGAGGGCTGCAAGCGCCACGAGTTGCTGCTGCCGCGGTGCCGCGCGTGTTCCGGATACTGGTTCCCGCCGGGTTCCACCTGCCCGCATTGCTGGAGCACGGAGTGGGACTGGACCAAGGCGTCGGGCCGCGGCAGGATCCACTCCTTCGGCGTCTACCACCGGGTGTACCACCCGGGCTTCGAGGGCGAGATCCCCTACGTGTTCGCGGTCATTCAACTCGACGAAGGGCCGCGGCTGGTAAGCAACGTGGTGGACGAGCCGCCCGAGAAGCTCGAGTGCGACCAGCCCGTGGAAGTGGTGTTCGAGGACGTCACGGAGGACGTGACGCTCTACAAGTTCAGGCCCGCGGGCTAA
- a CDS encoding DUF488 domain-containing protein has protein sequence MSVLTIGHSTHAIETFVGLLERYEVVEVVDVRSTPYSRFNPQYNREPLARSLTARGIEYVYLGWELGGRPDDPACYENGRVRYDRVEATPMFQRGLDRVLQAAAGHRVAMMCAEKEPLECHRTLLVAQALESRGVSVDHILADGGLEAHAAAMDRLLVMHGDPPQGELFGQHGDRIKRAIARQVERMAARKRR, from the coding sequence ATGAGCGTCTTGACCATCGGCCATTCCACCCATGCCATCGAAACCTTCGTCGGATTGTTGGAGCGGTACGAGGTCGTCGAGGTGGTCGATGTTCGTTCGACGCCCTACAGCCGGTTCAATCCGCAGTATAACCGCGAGCCGCTGGCGCGCAGCCTCACCGCCCGTGGCATCGAGTACGTTTATCTCGGGTGGGAGTTGGGGGGACGCCCGGACGATCCGGCTTGCTACGAGAACGGACGTGTGCGCTATGACCGCGTCGAGGCGACGCCGATGTTCCAACGGGGACTGGATAGGGTCCTTCAAGCCGCCGCCGGCCACCGGGTCGCGATGATGTGCGCGGAGAAGGAGCCCCTGGAATGCCATCGGACCCTGCTGGTGGCACAGGCGCTCGAGTCTCGCGGCGTCTCGGTGGACCACATCCTGGCCGACGGCGGGCTGGAGGCCCATGCCGCGGCCATGGACCGGCTCCTTGTCATGCACGGCGATCCGCCGCAAGGCGAACTGTTCGGCCAACACGGTGACAGGATCAAGCGGGCCATCGCCCGGCAGGTGGAACGCATGGCGGCCAGGAAGAGACGGTGA
- a CDS encoding lipid-binding SYLF domain-containing protein: MKRTLVALAVLFLFAMSSAVVFGQETTAKDLGVRVNKARVTFEEFRQDSRMTWFQKNVRYAKGLLIMPQFVKGGFFVGGAVGKGVLVAQDKEGRWSHPAFYDVLSGSFGLQFGVKAGEVILMIMTDTGLRRFLRDKFQLGADASIGLGPEGVGAKVEIFDIFSFARVKGLFAGVSVEGGGVVVNRDDNRTYYGRVDITPRDILLQRNVSNEQAKPLIEVLNKATR; this comes from the coding sequence GTGAAGAGAACTCTGGTAGCGCTTGCCGTCTTGTTCCTCTTCGCCATGTCGTCCGCCGTGGTGTTCGGCCAGGAGACGACGGCGAAGGACCTGGGTGTCCGAGTGAACAAGGCCCGTGTGACGTTCGAGGAGTTCCGGCAGGATTCCCGGATGACGTGGTTCCAGAAAAACGTCCGGTACGCCAAGGGGCTCCTCATCATGCCTCAGTTCGTCAAGGGCGGGTTTTTCGTCGGTGGCGCCGTCGGCAAGGGCGTGCTCGTGGCGCAGGACAAGGAGGGCCGGTGGAGCCATCCCGCCTTCTACGACGTATTGTCGGGTTCTTTCGGCTTGCAGTTCGGTGTCAAGGCCGGGGAAGTCATCCTCATGATCATGACGGATACAGGCCTGAGACGCTTTCTGCGTGACAAGTTCCAGCTTGGCGCCGACGCGAGCATCGGCTTGGGCCCGGAAGGTGTCGGCGCCAAGGTCGAGATTTTCGACATCTTCTCGTTCGCCCGCGTCAAGGGGCTGTTCGCCGGCGTGTCGGTGGAGGGCGGAGGCGTGGTTGTCAACCGGGACGACAACCGCACCTATTATGGGCGCGTGGACATCACGCCCCGGGACATCCTGCTCCAAAGAAACGTCAGCAACGAGCAGGCCAAACCACTCATCGAGGTGCTCAACAAGGCAACGCGCTAG
- a CDS encoding ornithine cyclodeaminase family protein, with protein sequence MALFIKAEELKGLISITEAVDAVERGFASQEDHPLFSLPRQRMLADDRRISVHSGGCVSLSVAGTFVHYERHNYTADDQSYAAVGTRVYVCYDSETGALLAVIAGCPPFYRREAPGDEFATETAITSAVGTRRLARADARVLGLIGTGRQARRHLEAMCAIRPIAEVRVYSRGADHRRAFCDTMQPCVDAELRPVERPEEAARNVDIIVCATGSNVPVVFGRWLEEGVHVTFIVGSNKELLLEGLVSRPRRELDDEVLARADVIVATLVQQGIQDEQGDLLEPVRNGVIAWDDVKDLSALVTGKTRGRRNDRDITLFKQNSDQGVGYMALARLAHDKARAAGIGTEF encoded by the coding sequence ATGGCGCTGTTCATCAAGGCGGAGGAGCTCAAGGGGCTCATCTCCATCACCGAGGCGGTTGACGCGGTGGAGCGGGGATTCGCGTCGCAGGAGGACCACCCCCTCTTCAGCCTGCCGCGCCAGCGCATGCTGGCGGACGACCGCCGCATCAGCGTGCACTCGGGCGGATGCGTGTCCCTGAGCGTGGCCGGGACCTTCGTCCACTACGAGCGTCACAACTACACGGCCGACGACCAGAGCTACGCGGCGGTGGGGACGCGGGTCTACGTCTGCTACGACAGCGAGACCGGCGCGCTCCTGGCCGTCATCGCCGGCTGTCCGCCGTTCTACCGCCGGGAGGCGCCGGGGGACGAGTTCGCCACCGAGACCGCCATCACCAGCGCCGTCGGCACCCGCAGGCTGGCGCGGGCGGACGCCCGGGTGTTGGGGCTCATCGGCACCGGCCGTCAAGCCCGGCGCCACCTGGAGGCCATGTGCGCCATCCGGCCCATCGCCGAGGTGCGGGTCTACAGCCGCGGCGCGGACCACCGCCGCGCGTTCTGCGACACCATGCAACCCTGCGTGGACGCGGAGCTCAGGCCGGTGGAACGGCCCGAAGAGGCCGCCCGGAACGTGGACATCATCGTTTGCGCCACCGGCAGCAACGTGCCGGTGGTGTTCGGACGCTGGCTGGAGGAAGGCGTCCACGTCACCTTCATCGTGGGCAGCAACAAGGAGCTGTTGCTGGAGGGGCTGGTGAGCCGGCCGCGCCGGGAGCTGGACGACGAGGTGCTGGCGCGCGCGGACGTCATCGTGGCGACGCTCGTGCAACAGGGTATCCAGGACGAGCAGGGCGATCTGCTGGAGCCGGTGCGGAATGGAGTCATCGCCTGGGACGACGTCAAGGACCTGAGCGCCCTGGTCACCGGCAAGACGCGCGGCCGCCGCAACGACCGCGATATCACCTTGTTCAAGCAGAACAGCGACCAGGGCGTCGGGTACATGGCGCTGGCGCGGCTGGCCCATGACAAGGCCCGGGCCGCCGGCATCGGCACCGAGTTCTGA
- the bioD gene encoding dethiobiotin synthase, whose translation MSRGFFITGTDTGVGKTLVACGLAAAFRDAGFKVGVMKPAESGCRNEKGRLVPQDATFLKAAAGSNQPIERICPYRLGVPVAPSVAAAHAGVQIRPDFLVRLYRDMSAVHDLMLVEGAGGLLVPLRPSYTYADLAREIGLPILVVVGNRLGAINHALLTLDHAACLNLKVSGYILNDMEGERTPATETNAETLREMTRVPSVGKVPFLRTSGSGPGAPQETRPDLGALFRRHTEFDYLAKIT comes from the coding sequence GTGAGCCGCGGCTTCTTCATCACCGGCACGGACACGGGCGTGGGCAAGACTTTGGTGGCGTGCGGACTGGCCGCCGCGTTCAGGGACGCCGGGTTCAAGGTCGGCGTGATGAAGCCCGCGGAATCCGGCTGCCGGAACGAGAAGGGCCGCCTGGTGCCCCAGGACGCCACCTTCCTCAAGGCCGCGGCCGGCAGCAACCAGCCCATCGAACGCATCTGCCCCTACCGCCTGGGAGTCCCCGTGGCTCCGAGCGTGGCCGCCGCCCACGCCGGCGTGCAGATCCGGCCGGACTTCCTGGTGCGCCTGTACCGCGACATGAGCGCCGTACACGACCTCATGCTGGTGGAAGGCGCCGGCGGCCTGCTCGTCCCCCTGCGCCCCAGCTACACCTACGCGGACCTGGCCCGCGAGATCGGCCTCCCGATCCTGGTGGTGGTGGGCAACCGCCTCGGCGCCATCAACCACGCGCTGCTCACCCTGGACCACGCCGCGTGCCTCAACCTGAAGGTGTCCGGCTACATCCTGAACGACATGGAAGGTGAACGGACGCCGGCCACGGAAACCAACGCCGAGACCCTCCGGGAGATGACGCGGGTGCCGAGCGTAGGGAAAGTCCCGTTCCTGCGAACGTCGGGATCGGGGCCGGGTGCGCCGCAGGAAACGCGCCCCGACCTGGGTGCCCTGTTCCGGCGCCACACCGAGTTCGACTATCTTGCCAAGATCACGTGA
- the gloA gene encoding lactoylglutathione lyase: MRIVHTMIRVKHLDESLKFYCDGLGMKVLKQKDYESGRFTNTFVGYGSEEDSAVIELTYNWDTHEYNVGDGFGHIAIGVPDVYATCDDLREKGVKITRDAGPMKHGGGVIAFVEDPNGYKIELTTRKE, encoded by the coding sequence ATGAGAATCGTTCACACCATGATCCGGGTCAAGCACCTGGACGAGAGCCTCAAGTTCTACTGTGACGGATTGGGAATGAAGGTCCTGAAGCAGAAGGACTACGAGTCGGGCCGCTTCACCAACACCTTCGTGGGTTACGGCTCCGAGGAGGACAGCGCCGTCATCGAGCTGACCTACAACTGGGACACCCACGAGTACAACGTCGGCGACGGCTTCGGCCACATCGCCATCGGCGTGCCCGACGTGTACGCCACCTGCGACGACCTGCGCGAGAAGGGGGTCAAGATCACCCGCGACGCCGGTCCCATGAAGCACGGCGGCGGGGTCATCGCTTTCGTCGAGGATCCCAACGGCTACAAGATCGAGCTCACCACGCGCAAGGAGTAG
- the larC gene encoding nickel pincer cofactor biosynthesis protein LarC has product MRTAYFDLVSGISGDMTVAALLDLGLPRRRLQEELGKLANLDFRIRVGRRTVHGIRAVRFQVLAGEEQPRRSWSDIRGLIEGSGLPVEVKNRGLAIFSKLAEAEGKVHGVAPEAVHFHEVGAVDSIVDILAAAIGTCFLGIDEFACSAVPLGRGLTRSLHGVLPVPAPATLELLKGFPVEGADIAAENVTPTGAAVLSALVTRKGEAPAMRVEGTGYGAGTLEFADRPNVLRIVLGEGSSLLAHERMLVMETHIDDMNPELYDYVLERLFAAGARDVTLSPVQMKKNRPGTLLRVVAEPELRDALAGIVLGETSTLGVRCYRVDRLVLPRTTLKLKTRFGTLTVKVAEEPGGAKRATPEYDEARKIAAARKVPLKAVYDEVTRCFMGGR; this is encoded by the coding sequence ATGAGGACCGCGTACTTCGACTTGGTCTCCGGTATCAGTGGGGACATGACCGTGGCCGCGTTGCTGGACCTGGGGTTGCCGCGCAGGCGGCTTCAGGAGGAACTCGGCAAGCTCGCGAACCTCGATTTTCGCATCCGCGTGGGCAGGAGGACCGTCCACGGTATCCGGGCGGTGCGGTTTCAGGTCCTGGCGGGCGAGGAGCAGCCGAGGCGAAGCTGGTCGGACATCCGCGGACTGATCGAGGGGAGCGGGCTGCCGGTCGAGGTGAAGAACCGCGGCCTGGCCATCTTCTCCAAGCTCGCCGAGGCGGAGGGGAAGGTCCACGGGGTGGCGCCGGAGGCGGTTCACTTCCACGAGGTTGGGGCGGTGGACTCCATCGTGGACATCCTGGCGGCGGCCATCGGCACCTGTTTCCTGGGAATCGACGAGTTCGCCTGTTCGGCCGTGCCCCTGGGCCGGGGGCTGACCCGTTCGCTGCACGGGGTGCTGCCGGTGCCGGCGCCGGCGACGTTGGAGCTGTTGAAGGGGTTCCCGGTCGAGGGCGCGGACATCGCCGCGGAGAACGTCACCCCCACCGGCGCCGCCGTCCTTTCGGCCCTTGTGACGCGGAAGGGCGAGGCTCCGGCCATGCGCGTCGAGGGGACGGGCTACGGCGCGGGGACGTTGGAGTTCGCGGACCGGCCCAACGTCTTGCGGATCGTCCTGGGTGAGGGATCGTCGTTGCTCGCCCACGAACGCATGTTGGTGATGGAGACCCACATCGACGACATGAACCCGGAGCTCTACGACTATGTGCTGGAGCGCCTCTTCGCGGCGGGCGCCCGTGACGTGACGCTTTCGCCCGTCCAGATGAAGAAGAACCGGCCGGGCACGCTGTTGCGGGTCGTCGCGGAGCCCGAACTGCGGGACGCGCTGGCGGGGATCGTGTTGGGGGAGACATCGACTCTCGGAGTCCGCTGCTACCGGGTGGACCGGCTGGTGCTCCCGCGGACGACGCTGAAGCTCAAGACCCGTTTCGGCACGCTCACGGTCAAGGTCGCCGAGGAACCGGGAGGGGCGAAGCGGGCGACGCCCGAGTACGACGAGGCGCGCAAGATCGCGGCGGCGAGGAAGGTGCCGTTGAAGGCGGTCTACGACGAGGTGACGCGCTGTTTCATGGGCGGTCGGTAA
- a CDS encoding alpha/beta hydrolase, with product MSTAVIDGIEVYYEIYGSGPPLLMLAPGGFDSTIEKWRVSTAWKGLDALAELATEHQVIAYDRRESGQSGGRVERITWTTYATQGKRLLDHLGVDSAFVMGGCMGCSVALSFGVNFPERTRGLILHWPVGGYRWKASCQARWANHLSFIKENGLDGVVERASKGTTFWADPESGPWASVIARDSAFAASFAAEDPDRYLGIVATTGPDLFDRDTATGATAEEVMGIKAPAVIMPGDDPSHATSGAHYLRECLPNGEFWNVMPPDQTTEKVCERTLEFTRAHR from the coding sequence ATGTCGACTGCTGTGATCGACGGTATCGAAGTCTATTACGAAATCTACGGCTCCGGACCGCCCCTGCTGATGCTGGCGCCGGGGGGGTTCGACTCCACCATCGAGAAGTGGCGCGTCTCCACGGCCTGGAAGGGCCTCGATGCCCTGGCGGAGCTCGCCACCGAGCACCAGGTCATCGCCTACGACCGGCGCGAGTCCGGACAGTCGGGCGGGCGCGTGGAGCGCATCACCTGGACCACCTACGCCACCCAGGGCAAGCGGCTCCTGGACCACCTCGGCGTCGACTCCGCCTTCGTCATGGGCGGCTGCATGGGCTGCTCGGTGGCGCTTTCGTTCGGCGTCAACTTTCCCGAGCGCACCCGGGGGCTGATCCTCCACTGGCCGGTGGGGGGCTACCGTTGGAAGGCTTCCTGCCAGGCGCGCTGGGCCAATCACCTGAGTTTCATCAAGGAGAACGGCCTCGACGGTGTCGTCGAACGGGCATCGAAGGGCACGACCTTCTGGGCCGATCCCGAGTCCGGCCCCTGGGCCTCGGTCATCGCCCGGGACAGCGCCTTCGCCGCGAGCTTCGCGGCCGAGGACCCGGACCGCTACCTGGGGATCGTCGCCACCACCGGTCCGGACCTGTTCGATCGCGATACCGCCACCGGCGCCACCGCCGAGGAGGTCATGGGCATCAAGGCGCCGGCCGTGATCATGCCCGGCGACGACCCGTCCCATGCCACCTCCGGGGCACATTATCTGCGCGAATGTCTTCCCAACGGCGAGTTCTGGAACGTGATGCCGCCGGACCAGACCACCGAGAAGGTGTGCGAGCGCACGCTGGAGTTCACCCGGGCGCACCGCTGA